The Gossypium hirsutum isolate 1008001.06 chromosome A03, Gossypium_hirsutum_v2.1, whole genome shotgun sequence genome contains the following window.
TAAAAAATTTTTTTGGCTTTGCCCCTGCATATATGTTAAACTAACCTTTCAAGTATGATTATATTAATCAACTATATTAAATCTTAGATTTAATTGTATCTCGCCTTGATAATAAACCAAATATTCCTCCTGTTACATGCAATTATGCATGACTAACACTCAACTGATAATTACAATCATCATAATTATCAGAGTCTGTAATTTAGATATTTAGATTTTAAGTATATTAACTACTGAATACTGATTGTTcctactctctctctctctgatcAATGGAATGTTGCCCATTGCCTACTTTGCTATATAGATACTATCAGCAGTTTTCGACCAGCTTGCTTCAGAGAATAAGCCGGAATATGCTTTGGCAGCATTGATAATGGGTTTCATAGGTTTGCTCGGATGCACAAACGAGCTAGCTTATAAGAGTGGAAAGGAAAAAGCCAGATGGAGGTGGTATAAGGAGATACCATGGTTTTATTGTCCGACAGCTACTCCAAATAGTTATAGGCGCTTCGGCAGCTTTGCTGAAATAACTAGATTGGTATGTGCCATACTTCAATGTGTTTCAGCAACTCTGGCTCATGTCTGTTATAATCTGCATGCTCATAATCCCATCGAGTTCTCCTTTTGCCCAGTTACACTTGCCTCTGGTCCATTGTTCTCTCAATTTCTAAAGGATCCAACTCCGAAGGTGACCGCACATGCTCATGAAGATGAAAACGCATAGCTTTTAATTTATGCACGTATGGGTTTCATTCATACAAGCAGATTTGTTTTAGATTGTATACCGCCAGGCGATTTACTTCGAATGAATGATTCCTGAACTTTTTGGCCACTTTTTTACTTTACGAGATCCAGGTACGATCTGTTTCTctcaagaaaaaaaacaaaaggaaatgaaaagcATGCTTATTTGATGATTTAAAGGGCCCCAAAGTCCTACAAATTTGCATTTCTGAAGTTTGGTAGATTAAGATCCTTCAATTAACTGCGTCTTTGATTATATTTGTTCAGTTTCTAGGCAATTTGACGTAGTAGTAAATGGCAGCATGATACACAATAGTAACAAGTAGTAAAGCATATTCCCCCCCTGGAAGTAAAATAAGAGGATGTCAATATCAAATGTTATAATGACAACTTTTTTGTTAACTTAAAACATAGAGGATGTGAGCTCAGATACATCCTCTACAATGTGGCTATAATCTGCTTTTAACTTTTGTTGTTCCTCGGGACTTAGTTCCCCTTTTGTGGGCTTGGTTAGCACCAGAACACAGCATGTCGGTCTCTTGGTAGACCCGGCAGTTGCAAGATCCTAAAATGGCAAAAACAAACTAATCAATCAAACAGGGTTTCATCAGAGAAAAGCATTATAGCTCCTTCCACCCCACAAAGGGTCTTATCTTGTGTTTCACATTTTTAGGGTAAAAGAATGTAGGAATTCAGATTCAACTCAATGCACACGCGAAGAACCAAGAGTCTTTTAATCAAGCACATAGAAATTCAGGGTCACATAAATGAATGAGCTACCTGGAAAGCCTTACAATTACAACATTCCAAACCCAATTACGAAAAGCTTTGCAATCATATTAGCTTTaaacaaaatttccaaatttaaaacaattttgtGATAGAAATATTCCTAACATATATATGGGCAGAGATTCATTAGAAAACagtaaatcattaaccaaaaTGTTGCAAGTGCCACAACCCTTCAATTTTCTGGGTATAACAATAACCATGTTGACTAAGAACTCgataaaaaaattggttaaattttaagTCCTCTTGTAAGGGTGACTTAGGATTCTATGGTTTTTAACGGCCAAGCAGGACAGTCGTTTCAATTATGCATCAAATTACACATAAAAGAGAGAGGAGGTCCAAGCTTACCTCTTTTGAGGGAACATAAACATAGGGAATGTCAGCCTCTTCACACAGGATTGGAACATGAGTTATGACATCAATGGGAGATATATTTCCAGCTATAACACATAACCTGCATCCAGCAATTGGAAGGTACATGATTAAACATTCCCACGATAACATTTGACATTAAAACCATCCCCCTAAGTTCAAATCTTTGGTTGAATCAAGAAAGAATGCCCTATCAGCAGCAATATCTTAAAGAAAACAAGTAATCCTAGAGAAATGAAAtagttattcatttaattattctttcttttagaAAAGTCCTTCAATAGTGCATTAATTGGCAACATGAGGCCTCCATTAAGTATTTGAGGTTCCTATTCCACTATGCTTAATATTATATATGAAGTAGCCTTAGACTTCCAATCCCCTGACAATGTGACATATTTCTCAgttcaagaaattttttttttatatctatccAAATGAAAACAAATATCAGAGcacaaatttgattaaaattttaacaaacagAAGACATGAAAAGCCAGACATAGAGGTAGATTTGAAgcaatatataaaaaagaaaatacccCTTATGACCACGCCGAATACTTTTAACTACTTCCTTTACTCCTCTCTTCAAACACTTGTGCTCAGCGGCTACAACAGTGGAAAAATATATGTTATCTTAGAAAATTAAGGGGAAAAAAAAAGACAACTTATTAACAATTCGAACAATTAACAATTTCACCAACATATTTATACACCATCGAAAACCCATCATGCCAATCACAAAAATTCCACAATTAGAGCTTTGGGTATTTTCtctagaaagaaataaaaaacacaGGTAACATTGAACCATCAATAAAAATCAAAACCCATAAACCTCAAAGTTCAAGAATATTCTATTTGATGGACGATTTCAgagcaagaagaagaagaaaaagaagaagaagaagctaaatGCATGAAAATAGGAAACCTTTGCGGACAAACTTGAGGGTTTTCTTAGAGAGCTTTTTGCCAGCGAGGGGCTTTGCAATGGGTGAAATAGCAAACatcttcttcctttccttttccttctGTTGAGTCTTCTCTGCTTCGCTATCACTTCCCATTTCTATCTCTTTCTCTTTCTAAACAGAGCACTACAAAGACGACAACAAGACTTTATAACTATTAGAATGTGAAAGAAAGCTATGGCGGAAATTAGGGTTTATGCATCTTCAGCATTTAAGGGTTTAAAGCCAGCAATGGATTTTGTAATTGGACAAGCCCACATATCTCCTCTATAAATGGGCTAataacttctttttcttttaaagaaacacttaaaaagtataaaaagaataattaattaaaaattttacaacataatttatttttcacccAATATTGTAGTTAAATTCTTATACATTGCCATCATATATACTATATTTTTCTCTCAAAATAGatttaactgaattttttttattaaattatcattcccgattactttttaaaatgtttttttatattaatgacTTCCAagcataacataaaataattgtaaatgtaggtgtgttttcttttttttagattCTCCAGACAATTTGATCTATGTCCAATATTATCCTAACCTTCACACCCACTAATCGTTCGTTTGGTTCACTATAATGGAATAGGGTTATAATTGAATAgagttgtaatggaatagagctgtaatggaatagagctgtaatcagtaattcaactatttggttgaatagaatggaatagagctgtaatagaaTTCTTGTATTTAGTtaaatggaatgatgttgtaataacataaaaaaaggCTAAAATGACTAAAGTACCCTTAACAGAATTTTTGttggtagatgattattgttattaaattttaataagattattgttaaatatattttaataaaaataaaaataaataatttaatcatattttaacataattattattaaatacaatttaataaaataatacatattttaataacataattaatataattattaataatatttattaataattttaatataaaattattaataatatttattaataattttaatataaaattattattaagaacATTTCAATGCCTAATATATTTGCTTTAATCTAGCCTTTCACCTGTTCTCTTAGGTCACAATTGCcaatataaaaaaatgagtttAGCATATcatatgattattgttattattattaaattttaataagattattattaaaaataatttaataaaaataataaataatttaatcatattttaacatgattattactaaatataatttaataaaataatatataatttaataaaattcttaatataattattattatatgaattaaaaaattataatatataatagtataaaaataatatataatctactttattatttttaaactgcactacataatgtgctaaaatatcataagtgaaacaaataatttgattattctacaataaaaagtaaaatataagaagtaataaataacttgagaatcatatttcacatccaaacataatattcatatattaacaaaaagtgacatgatttcattagtttatatgtcataatccatatgttataaaattttacaacctcaaaaagttacaacattgtaatgacattctatcacgtcattataccatccaactattacaaactcaaaaattactaaaatatcatcaacacaaCTATGATTttttaatggtcagcaagaaatTTTCTGACCCATCCCAATCGCACagaagaaggtaaactaaagaaaatgagcatttgcgttggatgatctggaattttgcTCAATGCGCGATAGTGCTCATCCTCAGTTAAACCTTCTACTTCACATAATGTTGGATATAATTTTAGAGCACTTTCTTGAAGTGTCATTTCTGACCTTTGTTGAATTAgcacctcggaggcaatactcctactgatttcaaCGCCAACGGTCTCGATCTTTTCTGCTAATAAAGTGGCAGCATcattaaatgaagtagatgaaatatgATCACTTGCATCAGaagtctttttcttcttctttgaaaATGTGGAATCATCTTGGTTTATAGTTGGTTGCTGTTGTGTGCCTGAAagatccatgtcatccaaagaaacATCAGCTTCGCATCTATGGAAATCATTTCTTTCTTCATGAGTATTTGTAGTAGCTACATCCTCAACAtctatttcttcaataatatcagcggttgtttgagcatctttcccagtggctcgatcttttgcgtagatggctgtaagttggtcataataagggaaactacgatgtttgaattgagcggcttctttatgactctgaaaaaaagaaaaattcatattagatataagtttggtcaaattaagataataaagacttgaaataattcttacatttatatatgagttccacaccgcatcttcagcaacaacaagctgcctatgctcatcccaaccaaaaccgctattgttttttccctaagcatgtcataaacgattgaccaatcccttttcaatgtcctaatcctcgattcaagattaggtttagccttcaacTTGGCATcgggtaaaactttttctaacattttttccaactcatttaaaTAACCAGCTTTAAATCCCGTATCAGCATTaaaggttccaacattgtgcaagtcgaCCATACAGGCAACCAACgcagcatcttcttctggaagccatttccttttggttcctcgagaattttgggaagaaacacTTGCTTGTGAAAAACCTGACATAattattttaaggaaaaaaaattaaacataagttcaatattatgaataaaaaagtgaacactttataaaattataacacatgatgaatcaatacaaaataatttataattcaacaagtctagtacaatacaaaaaaataattcaaacaccaccaaagtttcataaactagattcatgaaataatataaacaaattaacGTTTACTACTtttaccctaaacctaactaatttctagatgcttgccattcatcgaacatttggttggcttgttccatcctccaagtagcccatgcatctgatggatgaatatttatgatattcggatcatcatctatcacattactaggtaatccttctcccaactccgcttcaataggatcaagactcatataggttcgaataaaattatggagcaaacaacaagcaataatgattctattgtgcaccctcacAAGATAaaatgatggactcctaagtattccccatctaagttttaataacccaaagcatctttcaataacattacgcgctgaagcatgtttcatattgaaaaattcttcCGGATTACTTGGCtggtaaccctgacgccactcattcaaatgatatctttgtcctctaaaaggtgcaagaaatccctcacaatttgtgtatccagcatcaactaggtaataacaacctataaaaaaaactatttgtcatgattaatttcccaaaaaagtatgatcttaaagatttattcaaagtcctctaattttgcactttacaATGAGGAACTTTTAAtccatgtctcctactaatggcatctcgaagaaccctTCCATCAGCAACAGAACCTTCCCAACTAGGAAGAGCATAAACAAAATGCATATCAagtgtacaaacacctaacatatttgttgctatgtcaccttttcgcgttctatatctaggtttatcaactgttggaaccctaatcttgatgtgggttccatctaaagcacctaaacaattctacatcacatgtataaaacctcgagttaggatactatatttaaatctaactcaactaaattatgtacgagctatatatagaactcactccaataccttgaaccatttccaccttgggtctatagaattagctgtaattggctccgcatttttaaataacacatcttgtaagcgtatgacaacaTTTAAAATATTGTGAAATGATCTGCTAACGGTTTCCCCAGACCTATTAAAGttatgcttgataactcgatttttaagatgatgagaaatgatatgtaaaaacattgccacttgctcatcaataagcatgttccttgacgacttcaatcccctaaagtttgtaacatctcacatagtttaaaaaaggtagttctattcatcctaacttgttcaatacaggtctcgtcactagcatatacaagtcttttcacataatctcgttttgcataaaaatctaaaatataggatctaatccttggtctataagtatgtagggtATGGATGGCACCCAATGTAAGTAAGAACCAACTCGCAACTGTACACAGttgcaaccatattgtcaatgcaagaccaattcttttacgcctcacactttgtactattaaaggcAAACGAGCCATTACTGTaagatattaaagtgttacataTCTTCAAATCATAGTAAAAAGGTCACATTTCTTcaatactaatttcaataaaagtaaaacaaaatcaaagaatttaattgattaaagaacTTACAGTAGTTTAGTGAGTACAAAAAGCTCAACTGTGAGTGGAAGAAGCAATCAAGCAAGCCAAATAAGAAAAGGAAGTAATAACGCACtgtcaaagaaaaatgaacaatacatatttatcaaatttcattcaacaaAATCAACTCTTTGTTTAGCAAATAATAATATCTTGAACATTAAAAGAGAAATTAATAATGAACATCTAATCTTGAAATACATCTACATCCAAATTACATAATTTCaaactttgatt
Protein-coding sequences here:
- the LOC107887052 gene encoding H/ACA ribonucleoprotein complex subunit 2-like protein; translated protein: MGSDSEAEKTQQKEKERKKMFAISPIAKPLAGKKLSKKTLKFVRKAAEHKCLKRGVKEVVKSIRRGHKGLCVIAGNISPIDVITHVPILCEEADIPYVYVPSKEDLATAGSTKRPTCCVLVLTKPTKGELSPEEQQKLKADYSHIVEDVSELTSSMF